Proteins from a genomic interval of Amphiura filiformis chromosome 9, Afil_fr2py, whole genome shotgun sequence:
- the LOC140160257 gene encoding uncharacterized protein, giving the protein MLHERTLASEQPKVMLIEDEATVGMVGDLEKRLQKAEDAGNEDRNQLEEKVATLEAQMKEKDRTIKEQVKELQEKDTKLQELQDQHGAVQENGGRELENAQHDVNDVPPEEGKKGFRCFIL; this is encoded by the exons ATGCTTCATGAACGGACACTTGCATCAGAACAACCAAAAGTCATGTTGATAGAAGATGAAGCAacagttggcatggttggag ATTTGGAGAAGAGACTACAAAAAGCTGAAGATGCAGGCAATGAAGACCGGAATCAATTAGAGGAAAAAGTAGCAACTCTGGAAGCCCAGATGAAAGAAAAGGATAGGACAATTAAAGAACAAGTTAAGGAGCTTCAAGAAAAAGACACAAAACTTCAGGAACTGCAAGATCAGCATGGAGCTGTTCAGGAAAATGGAGGCAGAGAATTGGAGAATGCTCAACATGATgttaatg ATGTGCCACCTGAGGAAGGAAAAAAAGGTTTTCGCTGTTTCATCCTATGA